In Rutidosis leptorrhynchoides isolate AG116_Rl617_1_P2 chromosome 2, CSIRO_AGI_Rlap_v1, whole genome shotgun sequence, one genomic interval encodes:
- the LOC139889250 gene encoding uncharacterized protein, with the protein MEGKIDSSRSDGHVRSCPSSLGAARSRRGRDFRVRIRVGSWNVGSLTSKSRELVETLLKSKVDILCVQETRWKGEEAVDIGDYKLWFSGSRVARNGVGIFIGPRHKDNIVGVGRCSDRIMSVRLVIQEESYMVICAYAPHAGLGEEEKSRFWESLDEVVRSCPADHRLLIGGDLNGHIGTISDGYAGVHGGFGYGVRNEEGRSILEFAVAHDLVVANSFFRKTEAQLATFHSGGHSTQIDYLLLRKGDLRTCRDCKALTTWTCSTQHRLLIMDLVPQRRVTRRWRPTQPRILWKNLNEEKAETFKASVLERVEAVMDTVTHGDADQMWNSFASTIRDVAKETLGVAVGTSRGHKSCRESWWISDEVQTKVALKQLRFRELVTCRDGTRDDRTRAEERRISQEEVRSALRKMGRNKAVGPDQIPIEAWRCLGEHGVR; encoded by the exons ATGGAA GGTAAGATAGACTCTAGTCGTAGTGATGGTCACGTGAGGTCATGTCCTTCGAGCTTAGGGGCGGCTAGGTCTAGAAGGGGTAGAGATTTTCGTGTTAGGATTAGAGTAGGTAGTTGGAATGTAGGAAGTTTGACGAGCAAATCCCGTGAACTTGTAGAGACGTTACTTAAGAGTAAAGTGGACATATTGTGTGTTCAAGAGACCAGATGGAAGGGTGAAGAGGCGGTTGACATTGGTGACTACAAGTTGTGGTTTTCGGGTTCCAGAGTAGCTAGAAACGGGGTAGGGATCTTTATAGGGCCCCGTCATAAGGATAATATTGTGGGTGTGGGTAGGTgtagcgataggattatgtcggttaggtTAGTTATCCAGGAGGAGTCTTACATGGTTATTTGCGCTTACGCACCTCATGCTGGTTTAGGCGAAGAAGAAAAAAGTCGCTTTTGGGAATCGTTAGATGAAGTTGTGAGGAGTTGCCCCGCTGATCATCGATTACTTATTGGGGGAGACCTTAATGGACATATAGGAACGATTTCAGACGGATATGCGGGTGTCCATGGGGGCTTTGGGTACGGAGTTCGAAATGAAGAAGGACGCTCCATTCTCGAATTCGCTGTTGCCCACGATTTGGTTGTTGCAAACTCTTTCTTTAGGAAGACGGAAGCTCAGCTAGCAACCTTCCACAGTGGAGGTCATAGTACTCAGATTGATTATTTGCTGCTTCGCAAAGGGGACCTTAGGACCTGCAGAGACTGTAAAGCCCTGACTACCTGGACCTGTTCCACTCAACACAGACTTTTGATCATGGACTTGGTTCCGCAGAGACGGGTTACTAGGAGATGGAGACCCACCCAACCTAGGATCCTTTGGAAGAATCTGAATGAAGAGAAAGCCGAAACTTTCAAAGCATCTGTTTTGGAAAGAGTAGAGGCAGTAATGGATACTGTTACTCATGGGGATGCAGATCAGATGTGGAATAGTTTCGCATCAACTATTAGAGATGTCGCCAAGGAAACCTTAGGTGTGGCAGTAGGGACATCGAGAGGACACAAGTCTTGTAGAGAATCATGGTGGATTAGTGATGAGGTTCAAACCAAAGTCGCACTTAAGCAACTGAGGTTTAGGGAGCTCGTTACATGTCGGGACGGGACACGTGATGACAGAACTAGGGCAGAAGAAAG GAGAATCAGTCAGGAAGAAGTAAGATCGGCACTACGAAAGATGGGTAGAAACAAAGCTGTTGGACCAGACCAGATCCCAatagaggcgtggcggtgcctAGGCGAGCATGGTGTCAG gtag
- the LOC139892446 gene encoding serine/threonine-protein kinase AtPK1/AtPK6-like, with product MTSAPVAAAAQQKKTLQSMLASKLHNLTIPQSSSTDNEFDFADVFGPNSSSSSTNPNPNPNLFIGDPQIIHNRSHSFIGPSPRYTCSKSLPFQHEFDPESSGEEDDLVEVEKVVEVEIEKKGKLDFCKIGPGDFEIMRVIGKGSFGKVFQVRRKGRNVINGDGEGVIGDGIYAMKVMRKDTIIKNNHVDYMKAERDILTKVIHPFVVQLRYSFQTKTKLYLILDFINGGHLFFHLYRQGIFSEDQARVYTAEIVSAVSHLHQSGIVHRDLKPENILMDADGHVMLTDFGLAKEIDESSRSNSMCGTTEYMAPEILLAKGHNKSADWWSVGILLYEMLTGKPPYIHSNRKKLQEKIINEKIKLLPRLSGEAHSLLKGLLTKDPSTRLGSGPRGSDDIKGHKWFRTINWRKLESRELQPKFKPDVSGEDCTENFDKCWTAMPLDDSPAPTPTGGEHFHGYTYVAPNPWLSSPE from the exons ATGACGTCAGCACCAGTAGCAGCAGCAGCTCAACAAAAGAAAACACTACAATCCATGTTAGCAAGTAAGCTTCATAACCTCACAATTCCCCAATCATCATCAACTGATAATGAATTTGATTTTGCCGATGTATTTGGCcctaattcatcatcatcatccacaaaccctaaccctaaccctaatttattcatTGGTGATCCTCAAATAATACACAATAGGTCACACTCATTCATTGGCCCTTCACCTCGTTACACTTGTTCAAAATCTTTACCATTTCAGCACGAATTCGATCCCGAAAGCTCCGGTGAAGAAGACGATTTAGTCGAAGTCGAAAAGGTTGTGGAAGTTGAAATTGAAAAGAAGGGGAAATTGGATTTTTGTAAAATTGGGCCTGGGGATTTTGAGATAATGAGAGTTATTGGGAAAGGGTCATTTGGGAAGGTGTTTCAGGTCAGAAGGAAGGGTAGAAATGTAATTAATGGTGATGGTGAGGGTGTAATTGGGGATGGGATTTATGCAATGAAAGTGATGAGGAAGGATACAATTATTAAAAATAATCATGTGGATTATATGAAAGCTGAAAGGGATATACTTACTAAAGTTATTCATCCTTTCGTTGTGCAGCTTCGTTATTCTTTTCAG ACAAAAACAAAGCTGTATTTGATTCTGGATTTTATCAATGGAGGCCATCTTTTCTTTCATCTATATCGTCAAGGGATCTTCAG TGAGGATCAAGCAAGAGTTTATACCGCTGAGATAGTATCCGCGGTTTCACATCTTCATCAAAGCGGGATTGTGCATCGAGATCTTAAACCAGAAAACATACTTATGGATGCTGATGGGCAT GTTATGCTAACCGATTTTGGTCTGGCAAAGGAAATTGACGAATCAAGCAGATCAAATTCAATGTGTGGGACCACTGAATACATGGCTCCCGAAATATTGCTTGCTAAAGGACACAATAAAAGTGCAGATTGGTGGAGTGTTGGGATACTCTTGTATGAAATGCTAACTGGGAAG CCACCATACATTCATTCCAACAGAAAGAAACTTCAAGAAAAGATCATTAATGAGAAAATAAAGCTGCTACCACGATTGAGCGGTGAAGCTCATTCTTTACTCAAAGGA ttgttaacgaaggacccGTCAACAAGGTTAGGTAGTGGGCCCCGCGGTAGTGATGATATAAAAGGTCATAAATGGTTTCGAACAATCAACTGGAGGAAATTGGAATCTAGAGAGTTGCAACCGAAGTTCAAACCAGATGTAAGCGGTGAAGACTGCACTGAAAATTTCGACAAGTGTTGGACTGCAATGCCTTTAGATGATTCACCAGCGCCTACGCCAACTGGCGGTGAGCATTTTCATGGTTACACTTACGTGGCACCTAACCCTTGGCTTTCGTCTCCTGAATAA